A region from the Agrobacterium cucumeris genome encodes:
- a CDS encoding sulfate ABC transporter substrate-binding protein, giving the protein MSKLLSGLSVVALGLSLALGGAGSAAAQTKLLNVSYDPTRELYKDFNEAFAKKWKADTGEDVTIQQSHGGSGKQARSVIDGLEADVVTLALQSDIDAIVQNSGKINKDWRTRLPHNSSPYTSTIVFLVRKGNPKGIHNWGDLVKGDIQIVTPNPKTSGGARWNYLAAWAWANEEFKGDQEKIKAYVGDLYKRAPVLDTGARGSTVTFAQRQIGDVLLAWENEAYLAGQEFGADAFDIVVPPISILAEPPVAVVDANVDAKGTRKAAEAYLQYLYSDEGQNIAAKHFYRPSNPAVVSKDLLKQLPDIKLVTIDDPIFGGWAKAQPEHFGDGGIFDQIYKPAK; this is encoded by the coding sequence ATGTCCAAGCTTCTGTCCGGTTTGAGCGTTGTCGCGCTTGGCCTTTCACTGGCACTTGGCGGCGCTGGCTCGGCCGCCGCGCAGACCAAGCTGCTCAACGTGTCCTACGATCCGACCCGTGAGCTCTACAAGGATTTCAACGAGGCCTTCGCCAAGAAGTGGAAGGCCGATACCGGTGAGGATGTCACGATCCAGCAGTCGCATGGCGGCTCCGGCAAGCAGGCGCGCTCGGTCATCGACGGTCTGGAGGCGGATGTGGTGACGCTGGCGCTGCAGAGCGACATCGACGCCATCGTTCAAAATTCCGGCAAGATCAACAAGGACTGGCGCACCCGCCTGCCGCATAATTCCTCGCCTTACACCTCCACCATCGTTTTCCTGGTGCGCAAGGGCAACCCGAAGGGCATCCATAATTGGGGTGATCTGGTGAAGGGCGATATCCAGATCGTCACGCCGAACCCCAAGACTTCGGGCGGCGCACGCTGGAACTATCTTGCTGCCTGGGCCTGGGCCAATGAAGAATTCAAGGGCGATCAGGAAAAGATCAAGGCCTATGTCGGCGATCTCTACAAGCGCGCCCCGGTTCTCGATACCGGCGCCCGCGGCTCCACGGTCACTTTCGCACAGCGCCAGATCGGCGACGTGCTGCTGGCCTGGGAAAACGAAGCCTATCTCGCTGGCCAGGAATTCGGCGCTGATGCCTTCGATATCGTCGTGCCGCCGATCTCGATCCTTGCCGAACCGCCGGTTGCCGTGGTTGACGCCAATGTCGACGCCAAGGGCACCCGCAAGGCGGCGGAAGCCTATCTGCAATATCTCTATTCCGACGAAGGACAGAATATTGCGGCCAAGCACTTCTACCGTCCGTCCAATCCCGCCGTGGTCTCCAAGGACCTGCTGAAGCAGCTGCCCGATATCAAGCTCGTCACCATCGATGATCCGATCTTCGGTGGTTGGGCCAAGGCGCAGCCGGAACATTTTGGCGATGGCGGCATCTTCGACCAGATTTACAAGCCCGCAAAGTAA
- the cysT gene encoding sulfate ABC transporter permease subunit CysT, giving the protein MSNNTSGNRWKWRQSSVIPGFGLTFGYTVTYLFLIILIPLGGLVWSTAKLGFADFIAIATDSRTLNALRVSFGTAFIAALVNAVFGVIVAWVLTRYRFPGRRFVDAIVDLPFALPTAVAGIALTTLYANRGWVGSLFEPFGIKIAFTPTGIVIALIFIGLPFVVRTVQPVMEEIDRQVEEVAATLGANRFQTITRVLLPSLTPAILTGFALAFARGVGEYGSVIFIAGNIPYVSEIAPLLIVIRLEEFNYAAATGIATIMLIISFAMLFLINLIQAWSRKRYGYV; this is encoded by the coding sequence ATGAGCAATAATACATCCGGAAACAGGTGGAAATGGCGGCAGTCGAGCGTCATACCCGGCTTCGGCCTGACGTTTGGCTACACCGTCACCTATCTGTTTCTCATCATTCTTATTCCGCTCGGCGGCCTCGTCTGGTCCACGGCGAAACTTGGTTTTGCAGATTTTATCGCGATTGCCACCGATAGCCGCACGCTGAATGCGCTGCGCGTCAGCTTCGGCACCGCCTTCATCGCCGCTTTGGTCAACGCCGTTTTCGGCGTCATCGTCGCCTGGGTGCTGACGCGTTACCGGTTTCCCGGTCGCCGCTTCGTGGATGCCATCGTCGATCTGCCCTTTGCCCTGCCAACGGCGGTGGCCGGTATTGCGCTCACCACGCTTTATGCCAATCGCGGCTGGGTCGGCTCGCTGTTCGAACCCTTCGGCATCAAGATCGCGTTCACGCCGACCGGCATCGTCATCGCGCTTATCTTCATCGGCCTGCCCTTCGTGGTGCGCACGGTGCAGCCGGTCATGGAGGAGATCGACCGTCAGGTGGAAGAAGTGGCGGCAACGCTCGGCGCCAACCGCTTCCAGACCATCACCCGCGTTCTGCTGCCAAGCCTCACGCCCGCCATCCTCACCGGTTTTGCGCTCGCCTTCGCGCGCGGCGTCGGCGAATATGGCTCGGTCATCTTCATCGCCGGCAATATTCCGTATGTCTCGGAAATCGCGCCGCTCCTCATCGTCATCAGGCTGGAGGAGTTCAACTATGCGGCCGCGACCGGCATCGCCACCATCATGCTGATCATCTCCTTCGCCATGCTGTTCCTCATCAATCTCATTCAGGCCTGGAGCCGCAAGAGGTACGGTTATGTCTGA
- the cysW gene encoding sulfate ABC transporter permease subunit CysW: protein MSETASRTSPRPFRDPASESLPARLALITVAFLFLAAFLVLPLVSVFFEAFRKGGEAFWEAVVEPDALSAIRLTLLVAAISVPLNVVFGVAAAWAIAKFEFKGKAFLITLIDLPFSISPVISGLVYVILFSAHSVLGPWLKSYGIEILFAVPGIVLATIFVTFPFVARELIPLMQDQGNGDEEAAISLGASGWQTFWYVTLPNIKWGLLYGVLLCNARAMGEFGAVSVVSGHIRGETNTMPLHVEILYNEYNIGAAFAVATLLAGLALVTLVLKTILEIRFGAGNAAGKH, encoded by the coding sequence ATGTCTGAGACCGCTTCCCGCACCTCGCCCCGGCCGTTTCGCGATCCCGCCAGCGAGAGCCTTCCCGCCCGGCTGGCGCTGATAACTGTCGCCTTCCTGTTCCTTGCAGCCTTCCTCGTGCTGCCGCTTGTCTCGGTGTTCTTCGAAGCCTTCCGCAAAGGCGGGGAAGCCTTCTGGGAAGCCGTCGTCGAGCCTGATGCGCTGTCGGCCATTCGCCTCACGCTGCTTGTCGCCGCTATTTCGGTGCCGCTCAACGTGGTCTTCGGGGTTGCCGCCGCCTGGGCGATCGCCAAGTTCGAATTCAAGGGCAAGGCGTTCCTGATCACGCTGATCGACCTGCCATTTTCGATTTCGCCGGTTATTTCAGGTCTGGTCTATGTCATCCTGTTTTCCGCCCACAGCGTGCTTGGCCCATGGCTGAAGAGTTACGGCATCGAAATCCTGTTTGCGGTGCCGGGCATCGTGCTCGCCACCATCTTCGTCACCTTTCCCTTCGTCGCGCGCGAGTTGATCCCGCTGATGCAGGATCAGGGCAATGGCGATGAGGAGGCGGCGATTTCGCTTGGCGCTTCCGGCTGGCAGACCTTCTGGTATGTCACGCTGCCGAATATCAAATGGGGCCTGCTTTACGGCGTGCTGCTCTGCAACGCCCGCGCCATGGGGGAATTCGGCGCCGTTTCCGTCGTGTCAGGCCATATTCGCGGTGAGACCAACACCATGCCGCTGCATGTGGAGATACTCTATAATGAGTACAATATCGGCGCGGCCTTCGCTGTGGCGACGCTGCTGGCCGGTCTGGCACTGGTGACGCTCGTTCTCAAAACCATTCTCGAAATACGCTTTGGCGCGGGCAACGCAGCCGGCAAGCATTGA
- a CDS encoding sulfate/molybdate ABC transporter ATP-binding protein, with amino-acid sequence MEVKVSGITKQFDRFPALNDVSLDIRSGELIALLGPSGSGKTTLLRLIAGLEQPTQGQIFFGDEDASHRTVQERNVGFVFQHYALFRHMTVADNIAFGLKVRPSANRPPKVEIRKRVSELLDMVHLSGLEKRYPTQLSGGQRQRVALARAVAIEPKVLLLDEPFGALDAKVRKELRRWLREFHDRTGHTTVFVTHDQEEALELADRVVVMSQGKIEQVGTADDVYDTPNSPFVFSFIGESSSLPVTIRDGHVLFQGESIGIDESGTGEGELFFRPEDVVLTDEKDALYGKVTTCRRLAGTRIAEIDIANNGHEPYHLEIEVPLNAAVAVGAELRFRPTRWKVFGKK; translated from the coding sequence ATGGAAGTGAAAGTTTCCGGCATCACCAAGCAGTTCGATCGGTTTCCGGCGCTGAACGACGTGTCGCTCGACATTCGTTCCGGTGAGTTGATCGCGCTGCTCGGTCCTTCCGGCTCCGGCAAGACGACGTTGCTGCGTCTGATCGCCGGCCTCGAACAGCCGACGCAGGGTCAAATCTTTTTCGGCGATGAGGATGCGTCGCACCGCACGGTGCAGGAGCGCAACGTCGGTTTCGTGTTCCAGCACTATGCGCTGTTCCGCCATATGACGGTGGCCGACAATATCGCCTTCGGCCTCAAGGTGCGCCCCTCCGCCAACCGCCCGCCGAAAGTCGAGATCCGCAAACGCGTATCCGAACTTCTCGACATGGTGCATCTCTCCGGTCTTGAAAAGCGCTATCCAACCCAGCTTTCCGGCGGCCAGCGCCAGCGCGTGGCGCTGGCCCGCGCTGTCGCCATCGAGCCGAAGGTCCTGCTTCTCGATGAACCCTTCGGCGCGCTCGATGCCAAGGTGCGCAAGGAGCTGCGCCGCTGGCTGCGCGAATTCCACGACCGCACCGGCCACACCACCGTTTTCGTCACCCACGATCAGGAAGAGGCACTGGAACTGGCCGACCGCGTCGTCGTCATGAGCCAGGGCAAGATCGAACAGGTCGGCACGGCCGATGACGTCTATGACACACCGAATTCTCCTTTCGTCTTCTCCTTCATCGGCGAATCCTCCAGCCTGCCGGTGACGATCCGCGATGGCCATGTGCTGTTCCAGGGCGAAAGCATCGGCATCGATGAGAGCGGCACGGGCGAGGGCGAGCTGTTCTTCCGGCCGGAAGATGTGGTGTTGACGGATGAGAAGGACGCGCTTTACGGCAAGGTCACCACCTGTCGCCGCCTTGCCGGCACCCGTATCGCCGAAATCGACATCGCCAATAACGGCCACGAGCCCTATCACCTCGAAATCGAAGTGCCGCTCAACGCCGCCGTGGCTGTTGGCGCGGAACTGCGCTTCCGCCCGACGCGGTGGAAGGTGTTTGGGAAGAAGTAG
- a CDS encoding helix-turn-helix domain-containing protein: MTALTVRLSTIKDIKSRFVTAGNLAMSGKPMEAKPSVEFSSYEDLHRILAPLRLAIVKALAGQGPLSIREVARRVGRDVQAVHRDVTSLLHAGIIDRNETGVEFPYDSIHFEFDVKAADAA; encoded by the coding sequence ATGACAGCGCTTACTGTCCGTCTCAGCACGATCAAGGACATAAAGAGCCGCTTTGTTACCGCCGGAAATCTGGCGATGTCTGGAAAGCCGATGGAGGCGAAACCATCAGTCGAATTTTCCAGTTACGAGGATTTGCACCGCATTCTCGCGCCATTGCGCCTTGCCATCGTTAAGGCTCTCGCCGGACAGGGACCGCTTTCCATCCGGGAGGTTGCCCGTCGGGTCGGGCGGGACGTGCAGGCCGTTCATCGCGATGTGACGTCGCTCCTCCATGCCGGCATTATCGACCGGAACGAGACCGGCGTGGAGTTTCCCTATGACAGCATCCACTTCGAATTCGACGTGAAGGCTGCAGATGCGGCATAA
- a CDS encoding toxin-antitoxin system TumE family protein — translation MKAVLLQKTRKVIDETAFFEVVLWHLPEPVPGSLHPFKYRLALVIKGRCVLRYDNERGKGDHRHMDGREDVITFTSLEALFDAFEADMERILS, via the coding sequence ATGAAGGCTGTTTTGCTCCAAAAGACGCGTAAAGTGATCGATGAAACGGCCTTCTTTGAGGTTGTCCTGTGGCATTTGCCTGAGCCTGTTCCCGGAAGTCTCCATCCGTTCAAATATCGGCTCGCGCTGGTGATCAAAGGGAGATGTGTTTTGCGTTATGACAATGAACGCGGCAAAGGCGATCATCGTCATATGGATGGACGTGAAGACGTAATCACATTCACCTCACTTGAAGCCCTGTTCGACGCTTTTGAAGCGGATATGGAAAGGATCTTGTCATGA
- a CDS encoding NAD(P)H-quinone oxidoreductase: MSDPTTLPETMRFIDLPSHGGPEVMRLSQMALPKPAKGEILVKVEAAGVNRPDVAQRQGIYPPPKDASPILGLEIAGEVVALGEGVTEFKPGDKICALANGGGYAEYCTVPAGQALPFPKGYDAIKAAALPETFFTVWANLFQMAGLTEGESVLIHGGTSGIGTTAIQLAKAFGAEVYATAGSAEKCDACVKLGARRAINYREEDFAAVIKAETGGKGVDVVLDMIGAAYFEKNIAALARDGCLSIIAFLGGTTAEKVDLRPIMVKRLTVTGSTMRPRTADEKRAIRDDLTELVWPLVESGKVAPVINRVFALDEVVEAHRLMESSNHIGKIVMRVS; the protein is encoded by the coding sequence ATGTCCGATCCCACGACCCTGCCCGAAACAATGCGCTTCATCGACCTTCCTTCCCATGGCGGCCCGGAGGTCATGCGGCTTTCGCAGATGGCTTTGCCGAAACCGGCCAAAGGCGAAATTCTGGTCAAGGTCGAGGCGGCGGGCGTCAACCGCCCCGATGTCGCGCAGAGACAGGGCATCTATCCGCCGCCCAAAGATGCAAGCCCGATCCTTGGCCTGGAAATTGCCGGTGAAGTGGTTGCGCTCGGCGAAGGTGTGACCGAATTCAAACCGGGCGATAAAATCTGCGCGCTCGCCAATGGCGGCGGCTATGCGGAATATTGCACCGTGCCGGCCGGGCAGGCGCTGCCCTTCCCCAAGGGTTATGATGCCATCAAAGCCGCAGCGCTGCCGGAAACCTTCTTTACGGTCTGGGCCAATCTCTTCCAGATGGCGGGCCTCACCGAAGGCGAAAGCGTGCTGATCCACGGCGGCACCAGCGGTATCGGCACAACAGCCATCCAGCTCGCCAAAGCCTTTGGTGCTGAGGTCTATGCGACGGCCGGCTCCGCGGAAAAATGCGACGCCTGCGTCAAGCTTGGCGCCAGACGGGCGATCAATTACCGCGAAGAGGATTTCGCCGCCGTCATCAAGGCCGAGACCGGCGGCAAGGGTGTGGATGTGGTTCTCGACATGATCGGTGCGGCCTATTTCGAAAAGAACATCGCCGCACTCGCCAGGGACGGCTGCCTCTCCATCATCGCCTTTCTGGGTGGCACGACGGCCGAGAAAGTCGATTTGCGCCCCATCATGGTCAAACGCCTCACCGTCACCGGCTCCACCATGCGGCCACGCACCGCCGACGAAAAACGCGCCATCCGCGACGACCTCACCGAACTGGTCTGGCCGCTCGTCGAAAGCGGCAAGGTCGCGCCGGTCATCAACCGGGTCTTTGCGCTGGATGAGGTCGTGGAAGCGCACCGGCTGATGGAAAGCAGCAATCATATCGGCAAGATCGTGATGCGAGTGTCTTGA
- a CDS encoding GGDEF domain-containing protein: protein MQAVTMENDVIRRFASGHMFPMAKLALETAFQPIVEATTGTIFGYESLMRGHDRLGFANPLALLDQAAADGELKAFEQMLASRALAKFSTLPDFSSTTLFLNLDVRLIPHGDAILDKLVGHLARAGIPASSICFELSERFDNTSVPEFTALIARMRKEGFKLAIDDFGAGHGEMKLLCDYPLDYLKIDRHFISGVDHLPRKQHLVRNIVNIAHVLGVRVIAEGIETEAEFLTCREYGVDLVQGWLIARPTVFTSELPESFPHLNRMGVARRSSQSLDEILIRREIERLPTVYEHDSVDNVFELFRRNPQQAFFPVLNANGEPRGVINEYHLKEYIYRPFGRDLLKNKIYERTISHFVDPAPIVGLDADADQLMNMFASMGGSACIILTENMRYAGIVSAASLIKVINEKQLKMAQDQNPLTALPGNRAIGGFIADSCGDGDETRFFCYCDFDNFKPFNDKYGFNAGDHAITLFSALMRRYFFAGDCFLGHIGGDDFFVGVRDWTVEELTEILERLLSDFHDDVAELYSPEDREAGHMVGLDRRGNERDFALLRCSIGVLTLPKGLIIANPERIGSEIASVKTAAKESEGGLVIRVFGETN from the coding sequence ATGCAGGCCGTCACGATGGAGAACGATGTCATAAGGCGGTTTGCCTCCGGGCATATGTTTCCCATGGCGAAACTTGCGCTCGAAACCGCGTTTCAGCCGATTGTCGAGGCGACGACGGGCACGATTTTCGGTTATGAATCGCTGATGCGCGGCCATGACCGGCTTGGTTTTGCCAATCCGCTGGCGCTTCTCGACCAGGCTGCTGCCGATGGCGAACTGAAGGCTTTCGAGCAGATGCTGGCAAGCCGGGCGCTGGCAAAGTTCTCCACCCTGCCCGACTTTTCCTCCACCACGCTGTTCCTCAATCTCGATGTGCGGCTGATCCCGCATGGCGATGCCATTCTCGACAAGCTGGTCGGCCATCTGGCGCGGGCAGGCATTCCGGCCTCCTCCATCTGCTTTGAGCTTTCCGAACGTTTCGACAATACCAGTGTGCCGGAATTCACGGCGCTGATTGCCCGCATGCGCAAGGAAGGCTTCAAGCTGGCGATCGATGATTTCGGCGCCGGTCACGGCGAGATGAAGCTTTTGTGCGACTATCCGCTGGACTACCTGAAGATCGACCGGCACTTCATCAGTGGCGTCGATCATCTTCCGCGCAAGCAGCACCTCGTGCGCAATATCGTCAACATCGCCCATGTTCTCGGTGTGCGGGTGATTGCCGAAGGCATCGAAACGGAAGCGGAGTTCCTGACCTGCCGCGAATATGGCGTCGATCTGGTGCAGGGCTGGCTGATCGCCAGGCCGACGGTCTTCACCAGCGAGCTACCGGAGAGCTTTCCGCATCTCAACCGCATGGGTGTGGCGCGGCGCAGCAGCCAGTCGCTGGACGAAATATTGATCCGCCGGGAAATCGAGCGTCTTCCCACCGTCTATGAACATGACAGCGTCGACAATGTCTTCGAGTTGTTTCGCAGAAACCCGCAGCAGGCATTTTTCCCGGTTCTCAACGCCAATGGCGAACCGCGCGGCGTCATCAACGAATATCACCTCAAGGAATATATCTATCGGCCTTTCGGCCGCGACCTGCTCAAGAACAAGATTTATGAGCGCACGATTTCCCATTTCGTCGATCCCGCGCCGATCGTCGGCCTCGATGCGGATGCCGACCAGCTGATGAACATGTTCGCCAGCATGGGCGGCAGCGCCTGCATCATCCTGACCGAGAACATGCGTTATGCCGGCATCGTCTCGGCGGCCTCGCTCATCAAGGTCATCAATGAGAAACAGCTGAAGATGGCGCAGGATCAGAACCCGCTGACCGCGCTGCCCGGCAACCGCGCCATTGGTGGCTTCATTGCCGACAGCTGCGGCGACGGCGACGAGACGCGGTTCTTCTGCTATTGCGACTTCGACAATTTCAAACCCTTCAACGATAAATACGGCTTCAACGCCGGCGACCACGCCATCACCCTGTTTTCAGCGCTGATGCGCCGCTACTTTTTCGCTGGCGACTGCTTTCTCGGCCATATTGGCGGCGACGATTTCTTCGTCGGCGTGCGTGACTGGACGGTGGAAGAGCTGACGGAAATCCTCGAACGCCTGCTCAGCGATTTTCACGACGACGTGGCGGAACTCTATTCGCCCGAGGACCGCGAGGCCGGCCACATGGTCGGGCTCGACCGCCGCGGCAATGAGCGGGATTTTGCCCTGCTGCGCTGCTCGATCGGTGTCCTCACCCTGCCGAAAGGCCTGATCATCGCCAATCCCGAGCGTATCGGCAGCGAAATCGCCAGTGTGAAAACCGCCGCCAAGGAAAGCGAAGGCGGGCTGGTCATCCGGGTGTTCGGCGAGACAAATTGA
- a CDS encoding ribbon-helix-helix domain-containing protein, whose protein sequence is MPMVTVSISPEQAARMREAVNCGAYASGSEVVRAALRLWAASAQHNNETRPSAPVEADRERMNVAELYAAHTGHARRA, encoded by the coding sequence ATGCCAATGGTAACAGTATCGATTTCCCCGGAACAGGCAGCAAGAATGCGTGAAGCCGTGAATTGCGGCGCTTACGCATCCGGCAGCGAGGTCGTCAGGGCCGCGCTGCGGCTATGGGCGGCCTCTGCCCAACACAATAACGAAACAAGGCCTTCCGCCCCGGTCGAAGCGGACCGGGAACGCATGAATGTTGCGGAACTTTACGCCGCTCACACCGGGCATGCGCGCCGGGCCTGA
- the betI gene encoding transcriptional regulator BetI produces the protein MPKIGMEPLRRKALVDAALRTIGHHGSLNVTMSDIAREAGVSAALAHHYFGSKQQLLLETIRSLLRDLRRDAVAALTRASGPRERLSAIVHVSFQSDQFTPETVAAWLAFYVEAQRSEETRRLLVIYSRRLRSNLMASLSRLCPPDDAARIAEGAAALIDGLYIRHSLRSAPLGIASAPALVEDYFDMQLKHYPDGQRPKPSIRVL, from the coding sequence ATGCCCAAGATCGGAATGGAGCCTTTGCGCCGCAAGGCGCTTGTGGATGCGGCATTGCGCACCATCGGCCACCATGGTTCGCTGAATGTGACGATGTCTGACATTGCCCGGGAAGCGGGCGTGTCGGCGGCCCTTGCGCATCATTATTTCGGCAGCAAGCAGCAGCTTCTTCTGGAAACCATCCGCAGCCTGCTGCGCGACCTTAGGCGCGATGCCGTGGCGGCGCTGACCCGCGCTTCCGGCCCGCGCGAGAGGCTGAGCGCCATCGTGCACGTCTCCTTCCAGAGCGACCAGTTCACGCCGGAAACGGTGGCGGCATGGCTTGCCTTTTATGTCGAGGCGCAGCGTTCGGAGGAGACCCGGCGGCTGCTGGTGATTTATTCCCGCCGCCTGCGCTCCAACCTCATGGCAAGCCTCTCCCGGCTTTGCCCGCCCGATGACGCGGCGCGGATCGCCGAGGGGGCAGCGGCCCTGATCGACGGGCTCTATATCAGGCACAGCCTGCGTTCGGCCCCGCTTGGCATCGCCTCCGCGCCGGCGCTTGTCGAGGATTATTTCGACATGCAGCTCAAACACTATCCAGATGGACAGCGCCCCAAGCCGTCCATCCGCGTTCTTTAA
- the betB gene encoding betaine-aldehyde dehydrogenase — protein MTIATPLKAQPKASHFIDGTYVEDTAGTVIESIFPATGEVIARLHAATPAIVERAIASAKRAQKEWAAMSPMARGRILKRAADIMRERNDALSTLETLDTGKPIQETIVADPTSGADAFEFFGGIAPSALNGDYIPLGGDFAYTKRVPLGVCVGIGAWNYPQQIACWKAAPALVSGNAMVFKPSENTPLGALKIAEILIEAGLPKGLFNVIQGDRDTGPLLVNHPDVAKVSLTGSVPTGRKVAAAAAGHLKHVTMELGGKSPLIVFDDADIESAVGGAMLGNFYSSGQVCSNGTRVFVQKKAKDRFLENLKRRTEAMILGDPLDYATHLGPLVSKAQQEKVLAYIEKGKAEGATLVTGGGIPNNVSGEGAYVQPTVFADVTDNMTIAREEIFGPVMCVLDFDDEDEVLTRANATEFGLAGGVFTADLARAHRVVDALEAGTLWINTYNLCPVEIPFGGSKQSGFGRENSAAALEHYSELKTVYVSTGKVDAPY, from the coding sequence ATGACCATCGCGACGCCGCTCAAGGCGCAGCCCAAAGCCTCGCATTTCATCGACGGCACCTATGTCGAAGACACTGCCGGCACAGTGATCGAGAGCATCTTTCCGGCCACCGGCGAGGTTATCGCAAGGCTGCATGCGGCAACCCCGGCGATTGTCGAGCGCGCCATCGCCTCGGCCAAACGCGCCCAGAAGGAATGGGCGGCAATGAGCCCCATGGCCCGTGGCCGTATCCTCAAGCGTGCCGCCGATATCATGCGTGAACGCAACGATGCGCTTTCGACGCTGGAGACACTCGATACCGGCAAGCCGATCCAGGAAACCATTGTCGCCGACCCGACGTCCGGCGCGGATGCCTTCGAATTTTTCGGCGGCATCGCGCCTTCCGCGCTGAACGGCGATTACATCCCGCTCGGCGGCGATTTCGCCTATACCAAGCGCGTGCCGCTCGGCGTCTGCGTCGGCATCGGCGCATGGAACTATCCGCAGCAGATCGCCTGCTGGAAGGCGGCGCCCGCGCTGGTCTCCGGCAACGCCATGGTCTTCAAACCTTCGGAAAACACCCCGCTCGGCGCATTGAAGATCGCCGAAATCCTGATCGAGGCCGGTCTGCCCAAGGGCCTGTTCAACGTCATTCAGGGTGATCGTGATACCGGCCCGCTATTGGTCAATCACCCCGATGTCGCCAAGGTCTCGCTCACCGGCTCGGTGCCGACCGGCCGCAAGGTGGCCGCCGCCGCCGCCGGGCATCTCAAGCACGTGACCATGGAACTCGGCGGCAAGTCGCCGCTGATCGTCTTCGACGACGCCGATATCGAAAGCGCCGTCGGCGGGGCCATGCTCGGCAATTTTTATTCCTCCGGCCAGGTCTGCTCCAACGGCACGCGCGTCTTCGTGCAGAAAAAGGCCAAGGACCGTTTCCTCGAAAATCTGAAGCGCCGCACCGAAGCGATGATCCTCGGTGATCCGCTCGATTATGCCACCCATCTCGGCCCGCTGGTTTCCAAGGCCCAGCAGGAGAAGGTTCTCGCCTATATCGAAAAGGGCAAGGCGGAAGGCGCGACGCTGGTGACCGGCGGCGGCATTCCCAACAATGTCTCGGGCGAGGGTGCCTATGTGCAGCCGACCGTTTTTGCCGACGTGACCGACAACATGACCATCGCCCGTGAGGAAATCTTCGGGCCGGTTATGTGTGTGCTGGATTTCGATGACGAGGATGAGGTTCTCACCCGCGCCAACGCCACCGAATTCGGGCTGGCCGGCGGCGTCTTCACCGCCGATCTTGCCCGCGCCCACCGTGTGGTCGATGCGCTCGAGGCGGGTACGCTTTGGATCAACACCTATAATCTCTGCCCGGTGGAAATCCCCTTCGGCGGCTCGAAACAATCCGGCTTCGGGCGGGAGAATTCGGCGGCGGCGCTCGAGCATTATAGCGAGTTGAAGACGGTTTATGTGAGCACGGGGAAGGTGGACGCGCCTTATTGA